The Helicobacter canis genomic sequence GTGGCATTGTAGAATTTGCTAGAGAGCTTACGCAGCTAGGCTTTGAGATTTTATCCACAGGTGGCACGCTACAAGCCCTCCTAGCAGCTAATATACAAGCCACAGAGGTAAGCTCCTATACACAAAGCCCAGAGCTCTTTGATGGCAGGGTCAAAACACTGCACCCTAAAATCCACGGCGGTATTTTGCACCGCAGGGATAACGCCAAAGATTTGGAGCAAGCAAAGGCGCATAATATACACGCCATCGATCTTGTGTGTGTCAATCTCTATCCATTTTATGAAACCACCCAGCGCACTAATGATTTTGATGAGATTATAGAAAATATCGATATAGGTGGTCCTAGTATGGTGCGAGCCGCGGCGAAGGCGTATCAATCTGTGCTAGTCATCACAAGCCCTAGCGATTATCCTAGCATTATCACCGCGCTAAAAAATGGGCAAAATACCCTAGAGCTTAGGCAGCAAATGATGATAAAAGCCTTTAGCCACACCGCCCACTATGATGTAACCATTGCTAATTATATGAATACGCGCTTTTGCGATGGCTTTGGGGAGAGGGTGTTTATCAGCGGGAAAAAGGTGCTGCAAACGCGCTATGGTGAGAACCCCCACCAAAAAGGCGCGTTGTATGAGTTTGATAGCTTTTATAGCCGCAATTTACGCATACTCAAAGGCGAGCCAAGCTTCAATAACTTTACCGATATTTATAGCGCGCTGCGTTTAGCCTCTAGCTTTGGGGATAAAAAGGCAGTAAGTATCATCAAGCACGGCAATCCTTGCGGCTTTGCGATGAAAGAGAGCCTGCTAGAATCCTACCAAGCAGCCCTAGCGTGCGATAGTGTGAGCGCGTATGGTGGCGTGGTAGCAGTAAATGGCGTAGTCGATCAAGCCCTAGCACAAGAGATGAGCAAGACATTCATCGAAGTGCTAGTGGCAAGTGATATTACCCAAGAAGCCCTAGAGATTTTCGCACCAAAAAAGAGAATGAAAATCTTCGCCCTAGCCTCCGCCGCGCTAGAATCCACTTTAGAATCCACCTCCAAAAAATCCCTAGAATCCACTTTTGCCCCAGCCCTAGCCCTGCCACTAGATCCTATGGACTTTAAGCATATTGGCGGAGGCTTTGTCTATCAGCAGAGTGATCACATCACAAGCGATGAGCTAGCAAATGCCACGCTTAAGAGTCAAGCCATAGCAGATCCTAGCACGCTACAAGATCTGCATATCGCCTACACAATCGCCGCACTTACTAAGTCTAATTGCATAACTTATGTCAAAGATAGCACGCTAATTGCCATAGGTATGGGTATGACAAGCAGGGTCGATGCCCAGCGCGCCGCCCTTGCTAAAGCGCACGATATGGGGCTTGACACCACAGGGTGTGCTATGGCAAGTGAAGCATTTTTCCCATTCCGTGATAGTGTGGATCTAGCTGCCAAAGCAGGCGTTAGAGCCATAATCCAGCCCGGCGGTAGCCTGCGTGATGAAGAAGTGATAAACGCGGCAGATGAGCATAAGATCGCGCTTTATTTTACCGGTGTGAGGCATTTCTTGCACTAATGCAGCAAAGTGGATTCTAGGGATTCAGCTTGTGGGCTAGAATCGCGGATTCTGCGGCTAGTGATTCAGTCTTGGGCGAGCAATGCGATTGATTACGCGATTTTTTGGGCAACCGCAGACCTCTAGTCTAGCTCTACCCAAAAAATCGCGTAAAACAAGCGAAGCGAAGTTTCTTTAGAAAACAACCACAGCCCCACCGCAACCCTTAGAATCATTATGATACAAAACGATTGTAAAAAGTGGATTCTAGGGCTTAGTGGTCGCGCATTGAGAGCTTTTTAAGCCCTCTTGTCATCATAAAGCTCTGCTCATAAAAGATAGAAAATACAATAAGCACGCCTGCTACAAGAGCCAAAGAGACAGAGAACATAATCGTAAAATTATCAAAAAAGAGCAGCAAATAATCGAGCCGCGCCTTATCATCGCGCTGCTGCACAAATGTGAGTAGCGATAAGATACTTTTATATCCATAGCTTCCCGGAAACATCGGCAGAAGAGAGGGGAAGACGATCACTTCTATGGGAGCTTTGACGCGCTTTGCCACCACGATCGCCAAAAGCCCTATACACAAGCTCGCGCAAAAGCTCGCCCCCACGAAGCTAACAATGGGCAGCTGCATAAGCCCAAAGCGGATATTGTAGCCAAGCCCAGCAAAAAGCGCACTCCAAAAAATCGTGCGCTTGAGTGGATTAAGCCCATAAGCAAAGCCAAGCCCCGCGATAAAGGCAAAGACAAAATCCACAAGCATTTCCATAATGAGCGAATCGTGCCACGAGGTCGCATACAGCACTTCTTGGATATGGGGATAAAGCTCTAGCATCACAGCACACTCGCATTTGTGATAGCTAGCGTGAGATACACGCCTGCTGCGATACACATCATAAGCACCATCATATTGATAAGTCGGCTGATACCCATAAGGGTGTTTTCGTGGATAATATCTACAAAGGCGTTTAAAATCAGCGCACCCGGGATTAGATACAAAATACTGCCGCCAATGGCTACACCCGGGGTCTTGCTAAGTCCTAGCCACACGCCAATATAAGCGACAAATGAGACGATAAAGGAGGCAAAGAGTAGCTGGGCGCGATTGTCTAGGCGGATTTTGTTAAAGAAATTGCGCATAAAAAACCCCATAAAAGTCCCCACAAATATACATAAAAGCGCGCCAAAATCTCCATCAAATAGCTTGCAAAATGTCGCATTTCCTAGCGGGATAAGCAGCGCACCTAGCACTAAAGAGCGCGATTTTTTCGCGCAGATATAGGAAAAATGCTCCTTTGCTTCTTGCAAGGAGATATTTTCATCATAGATTTGCCAGCTTAGTGCGCTAAGGTTTGAGATAAGCGAGAGATCCATACCTAGGTGCATATTTTTGATCACTTGTGTGCGGCGGTTGTTGTAATTTTTTTTATCAGCGATATTGATTGTGATGTATTGTAAAAACACGCTTAAATGCACTTCATAGCCAAAGCTCTGCCCGATTCTATTGGTGCATTTAATCACGCGTGCCGTGTAGGCTCCGCTTTGTAGCAAGGCACTAGAGTAGGCACACAGAAAGTCGCATATCTCTTCTATCGGGGGTTTTTGTAGGGATTTTTGGGATTGTGGCAGATGGGATTGTGGTGGGCTGGGCTGTGGGGAGTGATGGGAAGAGTCCTTTGGGGTGTGGGGCTTGCTCATAGGATCTCCGGCGTGTGAGTTTGGGCGCGATTGTAATGTATTTTTTATTAAGATTGCATAAGCTATAAAGCAGAATCTAGCTAGAGTGTGTAAGGAATAGCGATGAAAATCATTGGCGCGAGTGTGGTGTTTGTCTGCGATAGGGAGTTTCGCATTATCCGTGATGGGGGCGTGGTGTATGAGGGGGAGAGGATTGTGGAGGTAGGGGGGTATGAAGAGCTAGTAGCAAAATACACAAAAAGCCCAAGCGATTCTAAGATTTTGGAGCTAGAATCCACTTTTTTAAACAATGCTGAAAAAATACAAAGCATAGCTTCTTTAGAAAAAGTGGATTCTAGTTGTGAAGCTATGGATTGCCACGCGGATTTTCAATCCGCTCGCAATGACAGAAAAAACGCCGCTAATAAAAAAGTGGATTCTAGGAACGCGCAAAATCTACATAAGCAAGCCGACTCTACCTTTTTGTCATCGCGAGACTTCCGCAAGGAAGTCGTGGCGATCCATAAAGGCGCGAAAGCGGATTCTAGGGCGTGTGGTAAAAAAGCGGATTCTAAAGAAAAAATGGATTGCCACGCCACTGCTACGCAGTGGCTCGCAATGACAGAAAACAACGCCATTAGTGAAAACGCAGTTTTTTTAGAAAACAAGCGAAGCGGTGCGAGCGTGAGCTCGCAGGTTTCTTTAGAAAAAGTGGATTCTAGGGAAAATGCCGAAAGTTTAAACACGCCGCAGAACGCAAAGGCTGAAAATGTGTTTGATAGCGAGCCGCAGGCGGAAGGTTTTTGCGATGATTTTGCGGGTTGCGCGCGGCGAGCGGTGGGCGAAGGGATTTACCTAAGCGGTAATGAGCAAGCCCACCGCGCAGAATCCACAAAAAGCGCAGAAAAGCCAACGCCAACATTAGAAACAGAGTTTTTTAGCGGTTGCGTCTTGCTCCCTGCTCTCATCAACGCCCACATTCATTTTGAGTTTAGTAGCAATTCTACAAGCTTTGCGTATGGGAGCTTTGAGGGTTGGCTAGCAAGCGTGATGAGTAAGCGCGATAGTGTGCTAGCTGATATGCCCACCGCCATAGAATCCACCATAGATGAGCAGCTAGACTCTGGTGTGGGGAGTGTGGGGGCGATCTCTAGCTATGGAGCAGATATGCAAGCATTAGCCAAAAGCGCGCTAAAGGTGGTGTATTTTAGCGAAGCCATTGGGGCAAATCCTGCTGCGCTTGATACCTTGCTAGCAGATGTGAAAGCACGATTCTATGCGGCTAAAAAGCTCTCTTCTAGGAGCTTTTTTCCGGCTCTTGCTCTGCACGCGCCCTATTCTGTGCATAGCGTGCTAGCAAAGCATATCATCGCCTTTGCTAAAGAGGCTTTTTCTAAGCAAGCTTTAGAATCCACGCGCCCTGCCCATACTATCAATAATCCTATCAATAATCCTTGCGAGATGTCTTGCACGCTTAGTGCGCATTTTTTAGAATCTAATGCCGAGCGAGTTTGGCTAGAGTCCAAAGATCGCGCCAGCGCGCCTAAGGGGTGGTTTTATGACTTTTATACACAAGTGTTAAAGATCCCTAGCCCAGCCCCCTACTACACGCCGCAGGAGTTTATGGAGCTTTTTTCATCTATGCGCACATCTTTTGTGCATTGCACCGCCTTGCACCCCCTAGAATCCACTTTTTTAGCGCAGCAGGGGCACTCTCTCATCACCTGCCCGAGATCTAATCGCCTGCTTAATGGCTCTATGCTTGATCTAAAAAAGCTGGATTCTAGCCTAGTGGAGAATCTTGGCATAGGCAGTGATGGCGCAAGCTCTAATGCCAATACCAATATGCTTGATGAATTGCGTGCGGGGCTTTTTGGTATGGATTATGATCTGCCGAGGCTTGCGCGTTTGCTGCTGCTTGCTGCCACAAGGGGCAATGCCAAAGCCCTAGGACTTGCGAATGGCACACTAGAGAGTGGAAAAAGCGCGGATATGGCGGTGTTTGAGATTAAGGGTATCAAGGATTCTACCCAGCCAGAAGTGCATTTTATCCTGCTAGCAGACAAGGTGCGTAGGCTGCTTATCAATGGCGAGCAAGTGCGCTAAATGCCAAACTTATGGGCTAATCACATAAGAAAATTATAAGTCTGTCAAAGTATAATTACGCCATTTTTGAGACTATAACAAAGATCCATAATGCAGCAATCACAAGAACCACAAGAACAAAACTTTAGTGATTTGGGGCTTAAACGCTCCGTATTAAGAGGTATAGAGTTAGCGGGATTTAGCGTGCCAAGCCCGATCCAAGCAGAAGCGATCCCGGCGATTTTGCAAGGAGGCGATCTCATCGCCCAAGCCCAAACAGGCACGGGCAAAACTGCCGCCTTTGTCCTGCCTATCTTGCACAATCTCCGCAACAATGGCGAAGTAGAAGCCCTTGTCATCACGCCTACAAGAGAGCTTGCTATGCAAATTAGCGATGAGGCATTCAAGCTTGGTAAATTCTGCCGCACGCGCACGATTTGTGTCTATGGTGGGCAAAATATCAAGCACCAAATTAGCTTTTTAGACAAAAATCCGCAGATGATGATCGCTACTCCGGGCAGACTACTAGATCATTTGAAAAACAACCGCCTGCGCAATTTCGCGCCGCGCATTGTCGTGCTTGATGAGAGCGATGAAATGCTTGATATGGGATTTTTGGACGATATTGAAGAGATCTTTAGCTATCTGCCAAGTGAGATTCAAGTGCTGCTGTTTTCAGCGACTATGCCAAAGCCTATCCAAGAGCTTGCGGATAAAATCTTGCTAAACCCCACCAAAATCAAAATCACCCCCACAGAAGTCGCCAACACCGATATTACGCAACGCTACTATGTCATCAATGATAATGAGCGCAATGAAGCCATTATCCGCTTGCTTGATACCCAAACCCCCACGCGCTCTATCATCTTTACTCGCACCAAAAAAGAAGCCGACACGCTAAACACTTTCCTTAACGCGCAGGGCTATGCATCTGTGGCATTGCACGGGGATTTAGACCAGCGCACAAGACGCGCGGCGATCACGGAGTTTAAGAATAAAAGCGTGCAGATCCTAGTCGCTACTGATGTGGCAAGTCGCGGGCTTGATATTAGCGATGTGAGCCATGTATTTAACTACCATATCCCGCTCAATCCAGAAAGCTATATCCACCGCATAGGGCGCACAGGACGCGCGGGGAAAAAGGGCGTGGCGATCACGCTTGTAAGCCCACTAGAGTATAAAGAGCTGCAAAGAATCCAAGAAGATGTCGGCAGCAAGCTAGAGCTATTTGAGCTGCCTGTAAATATTGCTAAAAAGCTTGATGACTTGCTAGCGACTAAGATTTCACAAGAAGCCATAGATACTTATAATCAGCTAAGTAGCCAAGCCGAGCCAGCCCAGCTGTGTTTAAAGCTTTTGACACATTACTTAGAGCATAAGCGCACAAGTTTGCCGATGATGGAATCACCCGCGCGAGTGCATCGCACGACTAAATCCCATAACAAATCAAGGAAATCACGATGAAAGAATCAAGCTATATTTGGAAAAATGGCGAGCTTATCGCGTGGAAAGATGCCACCACGCATGTCTTAAGCCATACACTGCATTATGGCAACGCTGCCTTTGAAGGCACAAGGGCATATATGACACCTAAGGGCTTGGCGATTTTCCGCCTAAGAGAGCATTGCGCTAGGCTGCTACGATCGTGCAAGATTTTGCGCCTACATTGCCCTTATACACTAGAGGAGCTAGAAGCTGCACATATCGCGCTGCTTAAAGCAAATCGCGCGGACTTTTCTGGCAATGTTTATATCCGCCCGCTTGTGTATTTGGGCTATGGCGTTATGGGCGTGGCGCATATCAACGCCCCTGTGGAGACAATTATCGCGGCGTGGGAGTGGGGCGCGTATCTTGGCGAAGATGGCATAAATAATGGCATAAAGGTCAAAACCAGCTCCTTTGCGCGTAATCCTATCCGCTCCACTATGGGCAAAGCAAAGGCTGCTGCAAACTATCTCAACTCCCAAATGGCAAAATACGAAGCTTTGGCGTGCGGCTGTGATGAGGCATTGCTGCTTGATGAGCAGGGCTTTGTAGCAGAGGGAAGCGGGGAGTGTATATTTATCGTGCGAGATGGCAAGCTTATCACCCCACCGCACGACTATACACTAGAATCTATCACACAGGCTACGACTATCGAGCTTGCCAAAGATCTGGGGCTAGAGGTGCTAGAGCGGCATATCACGCGCGATGAGCTTTATGTGGCTGATGAGGCATTTTTCACCGGGACGGCTGCGGAGATCACGCCCATTAGAGAGGTGGATTTTTATCCAATCGGCTCTGGTGGAGCTGGGCAGATCACCAAAGCTCTGCAAGCAGAATTTCACGCGCTAGTCAATGCGCAAAAAGACCAGAATCCAAAATATGCTAGCTATCTAACTTTCATTGATTAAGGACACACTATGCCAATAGATCTAAACGAGCATTTACGCAAGAAAAATCAAACCCCACCTAGAGATAATAACGATGATAAAGACACGCGCGATAATCGCCGTGGCACAGGCGGCAAGCGAGATGATAGCAGAAATAGGGGTGAAGGCAATGCACCGCGTGATTTTCAGGGCTTTAATATCCCGCCAAATTTGGCTAGCAGCAAGATGGTTACGATTGTGATCGTTAT encodes the following:
- the purH gene encoding bifunctional phosphoribosylaminoimidazolecarboxamide formyltransferase/IMP cyclohydrolase; translation: MKKALLSVSDKSGIVEFARELTQLGFEILSTGGTLQALLAANIQATEVSSYTQSPELFDGRVKTLHPKIHGGILHRRDNAKDLEQAKAHNIHAIDLVCVNLYPFYETTQRTNDFDEIIENIDIGGPSMVRAAAKAYQSVLVITSPSDYPSIITALKNGQNTLELRQQMMIKAFSHTAHYDVTIANYMNTRFCDGFGERVFISGKKVLQTRYGENPHQKGALYEFDSFYSRNLRILKGEPSFNNFTDIYSALRLASSFGDKKAVSIIKHGNPCGFAMKESLLESYQAALACDSVSAYGGVVAVNGVVDQALAQEMSKTFIEVLVASDITQEALEIFAPKKRMKIFALASAALESTLESTSKKSLESTFAPALALPLDPMDFKHIGGGFVYQQSDHITSDELANATLKSQAIADPSTLQDLHIAYTIAALTKSNCITYVKDSTLIAIGMGMTSRVDAQRAALAKAHDMGLDTTGCAMASEAFFPFRDSVDLAAKAGVRAIIQPGGSLRDEEVINAADEHKIALYFTGVRHFLH
- a CDS encoding threonine/serine exporter family protein, which produces MLELYPHIQEVLYATSWHDSLIMEMLVDFVFAFIAGLGFAYGLNPLKRTIFWSALFAGLGYNIRFGLMQLPIVSFVGASFCASLCIGLLAIVVAKRVKAPIEVIVFPSLLPMFPGSYGYKSILSLLTFVQQRDDKARLDYLLLFFDNFTIMFSVSLALVAGVLIVFSIFYEQSFMMTRGLKKLSMRDH
- a CDS encoding threonine/serine exporter ThrE family protein, with the protein product MSKPHTPKDSSHHSPQPSPPQSHLPQSQKSLQKPPIEEICDFLCAYSSALLQSGAYTARVIKCTNRIGQSFGYEVHLSVFLQYITINIADKKNYNNRRTQVIKNMHLGMDLSLISNLSALSWQIYDENISLQEAKEHFSYICAKKSRSLVLGALLIPLGNATFCKLFDGDFGALLCIFVGTFMGFFMRNFFNKIRLDNRAQLLFASFIVSFVAYIGVWLGLSKTPGVAIGGSILYLIPGALILNAFVDIIHENTLMGISRLINMMVLMMCIAAGVYLTLAITNASVL
- a CDS encoding amidohydrolase family protein, encoding MKIIGASVVFVCDREFRIIRDGGVVYEGERIVEVGGYEELVAKYTKSPSDSKILELESTFLNNAEKIQSIASLEKVDSSCEAMDCHADFQSARNDRKNAANKKVDSRNAQNLHKQADSTFLSSRDFRKEVVAIHKGAKADSRACGKKADSKEKMDCHATATQWLAMTENNAISENAVFLENKRSGASVSSQVSLEKVDSRENAESLNTPQNAKAENVFDSEPQAEGFCDDFAGCARRAVGEGIYLSGNEQAHRAESTKSAEKPTPTLETEFFSGCVLLPALINAHIHFEFSSNSTSFAYGSFEGWLASVMSKRDSVLADMPTAIESTIDEQLDSGVGSVGAISSYGADMQALAKSALKVVYFSEAIGANPAALDTLLADVKARFYAAKKLSSRSFFPALALHAPYSVHSVLAKHIIAFAKEAFSKQALESTRPAHTINNPINNPCEMSCTLSAHFLESNAERVWLESKDRASAPKGWFYDFYTQVLKIPSPAPYYTPQEFMELFSSMRTSFVHCTALHPLESTFLAQQGHSLITCPRSNRLLNGSMLDLKKLDSSLVENLGIGSDGASSNANTNMLDELRAGLFGMDYDLPRLARLLLLAATRGNAKALGLANGTLESGKSADMAVFEIKGIKDSTQPEVHFILLADKVRRLLINGEQVR
- a CDS encoding DEAD/DEAH box helicase, which codes for MQQSQEPQEQNFSDLGLKRSVLRGIELAGFSVPSPIQAEAIPAILQGGDLIAQAQTGTGKTAAFVLPILHNLRNNGEVEALVITPTRELAMQISDEAFKLGKFCRTRTICVYGGQNIKHQISFLDKNPQMMIATPGRLLDHLKNNRLRNFAPRIVVLDESDEMLDMGFLDDIEEIFSYLPSEIQVLLFSATMPKPIQELADKILLNPTKIKITPTEVANTDITQRYYVINDNERNEAIIRLLDTQTPTRSIIFTRTKKEADTLNTFLNAQGYASVALHGDLDQRTRRAAITEFKNKSVQILVATDVASRGLDISDVSHVFNYHIPLNPESYIHRIGRTGRAGKKGVAITLVSPLEYKELQRIQEDVGSKLELFELPVNIAKKLDDLLATKISQEAIDTYNQLSSQAEPAQLCLKLLTHYLEHKRTSLPMMESPARVHRTTKSHNKSRKSR
- a CDS encoding branched-chain amino acid transaminase, with the translated sequence MKESSYIWKNGELIAWKDATTHVLSHTLHYGNAAFEGTRAYMTPKGLAIFRLREHCARLLRSCKILRLHCPYTLEELEAAHIALLKANRADFSGNVYIRPLVYLGYGVMGVAHINAPVETIIAAWEWGAYLGEDGINNGIKVKTSSFARNPIRSTMGKAKAAANYLNSQMAKYEALACGCDEALLLDEQGFVAEGSGECIFIVRDGKLITPPHDYTLESITQATTIELAKDLGLEVLERHITRDELYVADEAFFTGTAAEITPIREVDFYPIGSGGAGQITKALQAEFHALVNAQKDQNPKYASYLTFID